In Kaistella faecalis, a genomic segment contains:
- a CDS encoding YDG domain-containing protein, which yields MMKTAIYSFFKPLLAALFFFVSTAGWGQINITTTGSYSQDFNTLISSGSATWNNNATIPNWYAKRTGTGSTIAADSGAASGGNLYSYGESSNLERALGSLGSGNAAAGSFAYGVLLRNNSSVSVTDIKVTYVLEQWRNSAVATAHDIKFFYKVSSSAISDLQPNVNTSWTPVTSLDTSGPITGGVAGPLNGNLPANRVTKTNVTIPGLNLGVGEYIMLKWDDADHSGSDHGLSIDDVTVAWTVAPTATISFANLQFPGSHTMNEGSTFDVYGQVYAAGLTEAAGAGTGITAQVGYSTNNTNPDTWTNWINGAFNTQVGNNDEFKTTWGNNLTPGTYYYATRFRIGNGAWVYGGYNTNVPTAGGIWNGTANVSGVLTVNSNKVTWGNFQHPFTGTVVLGSNYDVYGQVHDPEITPPPGQGAGISAEVGFSLSNTNPNSPTGWTWNSASYNTDSGNNDEYRYNIGSKFTSGGTHYMAFRYRKSGSTEYVYGGTGGIWNSDNATVDVTVPVNITSTLTKSTIYGAADSYTITATGSTPFTYAATGLPAGLTIIATTGVISGTVTGNVGTYNVTISATNGGGTDTETLVWTVNPRAITITGLAGVNKIYDATTSATLSGTPVLNTIVPGDDVSITGTPTASFGSKTVGTAKPITVTGFTLAGTKAGNYTVTQPTGLTANITTKALTVTGAVAQNKDYDGSTAATITGATLVGVISSDEVTVSGGGTFAQPNVGTGISVTANLSLGGTDAGNYTLTQPAGLSANITAVSPTISATVITINVGGTYALPGANISSNSTGAFSYILGTPVPAGSITLTGSNTLNGIAVGSATLTVNQTANGNYTAGTGTVTVNVISCTPPVWEENFDYGSCDIVDISTNSEFMSSWAFQSNGTDPLKYNTTGLTYLGYASSGIGGSGQYEGGADDDFRREISGSTGISSGALYASFMLNVVGAGAADYFLSFMDNNSNPSFYGLVQMRSSGLGYQLGIRKSTTGTIVWNTPVLSFNSTYLIVVKNEFVSGSVNDVFKMWIIPNGVPGTEALAGTPTLTAVTADTDPNTSIRYFAIRQTGKENAFVDGIRVATSWESLFCGTAPIAKTYTWTGASSSAWSNATNWSPNGVPSNIDNIVINSLGANKLNITDCRTVKDFKLNETGEFNVSANGTLTINGNIIYGGTASATLNCASTVNITSPSSQPVPPLSYGNLDVRGGDRVFSPTGEIGICGAFNVEPNNYSYTVTNSTVNYKSPDPNWVMMPFTYHHLKFTGTGDFSIGYSDPQVDKTINVQGDFTQTAGTLYLGETTSNTATLNVDGNMTVTGGVLQMNYVSGGKGIVNLKGNFSGSASAVMEAANTGAAFNFTGSGSQANPQQISYANQGSASKIIFTVNSGTYAKLVNQDFALGTNSKFNVLSGGTLDFGFNGSQALNIVRVASQTGQTFALEDGGTLKISSPDGISTFGNYTGNVQVGATTAENRKFGDNATYHYVGKTTQVSGNGLPGTASGKKVIIELETTNSPADDNLDFTVNGLKYFTSAGQLEIRKGKVIDAAGNGFADASSEDGSLLMSGGRYKISRGGTQPSLGGDYILTGGVIEFSGTPAINIRTGNPAKQYFNVDVSGSNVTPGGKNLVVNNELKVTSATAVLTIPEVPDSENPYVVTAHKGIQVAEGGQAIFKNNANLMQDEDAVNTGSVQVERTTKMKKMDYVYWSSPVQGQKLLNTINPNSESSTGGFSPGTPNTRIFRYNEPNDYFYATTDTDFVAGKGYAIRGKSGYGTTPTADIFNFTGTPHNGDEITVEVQRSPNNAFQHGYNLIGNPYLSALDFQKFFDGNSSSIKGTAWFWSNAFETLYQTGSVNYLVNNYAVLTLAGGSPPTTTPGNYAIYTPTEKIKAGQGFIVQVRDELATTSVVEKDLIFKNTMRITGGGVFFNNPARQQEEKNRYWLRFVSPDGIANTILLAHMAGATDGYDQDYDAELFTVADDSFYSVTDSRKMQVQAKGEFVQDSKIDIGTKQSKDGNYTIELVQPEGIFGSGQGVYLHDKLNGTYTNLFEHDYTFAASKGFTDNRFEIVYKPGNVLGTGNHATKDDLLIYRDGDLFVIKSSSATIDEIEIFDASGRLLVNLHPQSTVAKINGSVLRNGVYFLKIDRKGSVTNKKIIK from the coding sequence ATGATGAAAACAGCTATATATTCTTTCTTTAAACCGCTTCTGGCAGCTTTATTCTTTTTTGTTTCTACCGCAGGGTGGGGACAGATTAATATTACTACAACCGGTAGCTATTCTCAGGATTTTAACACTTTAATTAGTTCTGGTAGTGCTACATGGAATAATAATGCAACAATACCAAACTGGTATGCAAAGAGAACTGGAACAGGTAGTACTATTGCAGCTGATTCCGGTGCAGCTAGCGGAGGTAACTTATATAGTTATGGTGAATCCTCAAATTTGGAGCGAGCATTAGGTTCTTTAGGGTCTGGTAATGCAGCTGCTGGAAGTTTTGCGTATGGTGTCCTTCTAAGAAATAATTCTTCCGTGAGTGTTACAGATATAAAAGTAACTTATGTATTGGAACAATGGAGAAACAGTGCGGTAGCAACTGCACACGATATTAAGTTTTTTTATAAAGTAAGTTCATCCGCAATTTCTGATTTGCAGCCCAATGTGAATACCTCATGGACTCCTGTAACAAGCTTAGATACATCAGGGCCTATTACTGGAGGTGTTGCAGGCCCACTAAATGGAAATTTACCAGCTAATAGGGTTACTAAAACCAATGTCACTATTCCTGGATTAAATTTGGGAGTTGGTGAGTATATAATGCTAAAATGGGATGATGCTGACCATTCTGGAAGTGATCATGGATTATCAATCGATGATGTAACAGTAGCATGGACGGTTGCCCCTACTGCCACTATATCCTTTGCAAACCTCCAGTTTCCGGGATCTCACACGATGAATGAAGGCAGTACCTTTGATGTGTATGGCCAGGTTTATGCGGCAGGGTTAACGGAAGCTGCTGGTGCAGGAACAGGGATTACAGCACAAGTGGGGTACAGTACAAACAACACTAACCCCGACACGTGGACAAACTGGATTAATGGTGCCTTTAATACGCAGGTTGGAAATAATGATGAATTTAAAACAACGTGGGGAAATAATCTCACGCCAGGAACATACTATTATGCCACAAGATTCAGAATAGGTAATGGAGCCTGGGTTTATGGCGGTTATAATACCAATGTCCCAACAGCGGGCGGTATCTGGAACGGAACCGCTAATGTAAGTGGTGTCCTTACTGTGAATTCCAATAAAGTAACTTGGGGAAATTTTCAGCATCCCTTCACCGGTACGGTAGTTTTGGGTTCCAATTATGACGTATATGGTCAGGTTCATGATCCGGAAATTACTCCCCCGCCAGGACAAGGAGCGGGTATCTCAGCGGAAGTTGGGTTCAGTTTATCAAATACCAACCCTAATTCCCCAACAGGTTGGACTTGGAATTCTGCTTCATACAATACTGATTCCGGGAACAATGATGAGTACAGATATAATATTGGAAGTAAATTCACCTCAGGAGGTACGCATTATATGGCCTTCCGATATAGAAAATCAGGAAGTACGGAGTACGTTTATGGCGGAACGGGTGGTATTTGGAATAGTGATAATGCAACAGTAGATGTTACGGTTCCTGTCAATATTACAAGCACCCTTACAAAATCTACAATTTACGGGGCCGCAGATTCATATACCATTACCGCGACCGGTTCAACTCCATTTACCTATGCAGCAACCGGTTTACCCGCAGGATTAACAATTATTGCGACGACAGGTGTCATTTCCGGAACGGTAACAGGTAATGTTGGAACCTACAACGTGACTATTTCTGCAACCAATGGTGGAGGAACTGATACAGAAACATTGGTATGGACGGTCAATCCAAGAGCTATAACAATAACCGGATTAGCAGGCGTAAATAAAATTTATGATGCGACAACTTCCGCAACGTTATCCGGAACGCCGGTCTTAAATACAATTGTACCAGGAGATGACGTCAGCATCACAGGAACTCCAACCGCAAGTTTTGGCTCGAAAACAGTGGGAACAGCCAAACCCATTACTGTAACAGGTTTTACTTTAGCCGGAACAAAGGCAGGGAATTATACGGTGACTCAGCCCACAGGTTTAACGGCCAATATCACAACAAAAGCTTTAACGGTTACAGGTGCAGTTGCGCAAAACAAAGATTATGACGGATCTACGGCTGCTACCATCACAGGCGCAACATTAGTGGGTGTTATTTCATCGGATGAAGTTACGGTCTCCGGTGGCGGAACATTTGCCCAGCCAAATGTAGGTACAGGGATTTCGGTTACCGCAAACCTTTCTCTGGGAGGTACAGATGCCGGAAACTATACCTTAACCCAACCAGCAGGTCTGAGTGCGAATATTACTGCGGTTTCTCCCACGATTAGTGCTACAGTAATTACCATAAATGTTGGGGGAACTTACGCTTTACCGGGGGCTAATATCAGCAGTAATTCTACAGGTGCTTTTAGTTATATATTAGGGACACCTGTTCCCGCAGGTTCAATCACATTAACTGGCAGCAATACCTTAAACGGAATTGCAGTAGGCAGTGCAACGCTTACTGTAAACCAGACTGCCAATGGAAATTATACGGCGGGAACGGGAACGGTAACCGTAAATGTAATCAGTTGTACCCCACCTGTTTGGGAAGAGAATTTTGATTATGGAAGTTGTGATATTGTAGATATTTCGACAAACTCAGAATTCATGTCTAGTTGGGCATTTCAAAGTAATGGAACTGATCCATTAAAATACAATACAACCGGTCTTACCTATTTAGGGTACGCTAGTTCAGGAATCGGCGGAAGTGGCCAATATGAAGGTGGTGCAGATGATGATTTTAGGAGAGAAATTTCTGGAAGTACAGGTATTTCCTCAGGAGCTTTATATGCTTCTTTTATGCTAAATGTCGTTGGAGCTGGTGCAGCTGACTATTTTCTATCCTTTATGGATAACAATTCGAATCCATCCTTTTATGGATTAGTGCAAATGAGATCTTCGGGATTGGGATACCAACTTGGTATTAGAAAATCTACAACAGGAACAATTGTATGGAACACACCGGTATTATCATTTAATAGCACTTATTTAATTGTTGTTAAAAATGAATTTGTATCGGGTAGCGTTAATGATGTCTTTAAAATGTGGATTATTCCAAATGGAGTGCCTGGAACTGAAGCATTGGCAGGAACTCCAACATTAACAGCTGTCACAGCAGATACTGATCCTAATACTTCCATCAGGTATTTTGCAATTCGTCAAACAGGGAAAGAAAATGCTTTTGTTGACGGCATCCGTGTTGCAACGTCTTGGGAAAGTTTATTTTGCGGTACCGCTCCCATAGCAAAAACATATACTTGGACCGGAGCAAGTTCTTCTGCATGGTCCAATGCAACGAATTGGTCACCAAATGGCGTTCCATCTAACATTGACAATATAGTAATTAATTCTTTGGGAGCTAACAAATTGAATATTACAGATTGTCGAACTGTGAAAGATTTCAAGCTCAACGAAACAGGTGAATTTAATGTAAGCGCAAATGGAACATTAACGATTAACGGTAATATAATCTATGGCGGAACAGCCTCTGCTACTTTAAACTGTGCGAGCACGGTAAATATTACCAGCCCGTCATCGCAGCCAGTGCCGCCACTTTCGTATGGTAATCTGGATGTAAGAGGGGGAGACCGTGTATTCTCGCCAACCGGGGAAATCGGTATTTGCGGAGCTTTCAATGTGGAGCCAAACAATTATTCTTACACGGTAACCAATAGCACCGTCAATTATAAATCACCGGACCCGAACTGGGTTATGATGCCTTTTACCTACCACCATCTCAAATTTACAGGAACAGGTGATTTTTCTATAGGTTATTCGGATCCGCAGGTTGATAAGACCATAAATGTTCAGGGTGATTTCACCCAAACTGCAGGCACTTTATATTTGGGAGAAACAACGTCGAATACAGCAACATTGAATGTTGACGGCAATATGACCGTTACCGGAGGCGTTTTACAGATGAATTATGTATCCGGTGGGAAAGGTATTGTTAACCTTAAAGGTAATTTTTCGGGTTCTGCATCTGCAGTTATGGAGGCCGCAAATACCGGAGCTGCTTTTAATTTTACAGGCTCTGGCTCGCAGGCGAATCCACAGCAAATCAGTTATGCCAACCAAGGCAGTGCTTCGAAAATTATTTTCACTGTAAATTCGGGTACATACGCCAAACTGGTCAATCAGGATTTTGCCTTAGGAACAAATTCTAAATTCAATGTTTTATCAGGCGGTACTTTAGATTTTGGGTTTAATGGCTCCCAGGCTTTAAATATAGTCCGGGTTGCAAGTCAAACGGGGCAAACCTTTGCTCTTGAAGATGGCGGAACATTAAAAATCAGTTCTCCCGACGGCATTAGCACTTTCGGAAATTATACGGGTAATGTTCAGGTTGGAGCAACAACGGCAGAAAACCGGAAGTTTGGCGACAACGCTACGTATCACTATGTTGGGAAAACCACCCAGGTTTCGGGGAATGGTTTGCCAGGGACTGCTTCAGGAAAAAAAGTAATTATTGAACTGGAAACTACTAATTCACCGGCAGACGATAATTTGGACTTTACAGTGAATGGTCTTAAATATTTCACCAGTGCCGGTCAACTGGAAATCAGAAAAGGAAAAGTCATTGATGCTGCAGGCAATGGTTTTGCCGACGCAAGTTCTGAAGACGGATCGCTCCTTATGAGTGGGGGCAGATATAAAATTTCAAGAGGGGGTACTCAGCCGAGTCTGGGTGGGGACTACATTTTAACCGGAGGTGTGATAGAGTTTTCCGGTACACCTGCCATCAATATCAGAACCGGAAATCCCGCAAAACAGTATTTCAACGTAGATGTCTCCGGCAGTAATGTAACGCCGGGCGGGAAAAATTTAGTGGTCAATAATGAACTTAAAGTCACTTCCGCTACGGCAGTATTAACCATCCCGGAAGTGCCTGACAGTGAAAATCCTTATGTGGTAACCGCTCATAAAGGAATTCAGGTCGCCGAGGGCGGACAGGCAATTTTTAAAAACAACGCCAATCTGATGCAGGATGAAGATGCAGTAAACACTGGAAGTGTACAGGTGGAGCGAACAACGAAGATGAAAAAGATGGATTATGTCTACTGGAGTTCGCCAGTACAAGGGCAGAAGTTGCTAAATACCATAAATCCAAATTCAGAAAGCAGTACAGGAGGTTTTTCACCGGGAACTCCCAATACCAGAATCTTCAGATATAATGAGCCGAATGATTATTTTTATGCCACCACAGATACTGATTTTGTTGCGGGCAAAGGCTACGCCATCAGAGGGAAAAGCGGTTATGGAACGACCCCGACAGCTGACATTTTCAATTTTACCGGAACACCTCATAATGGTGATGAAATTACTGTAGAGGTGCAGAGAAGTCCAAACAATGCTTTTCAGCACGGATATAATTTAATAGGTAATCCATATTTGTCGGCATTGGATTTTCAAAAGTTTTTTGACGGAAATTCTTCCTCCATCAAAGGGACTGCATGGTTTTGGAGCAACGCTTTTGAGACTTTATACCAAACCGGATCCGTTAATTATCTGGTTAATAATTATGCAGTACTTACCCTCGCAGGCGGGTCGCCCCCAACCACTACGCCTGGTAACTACGCAATTTACACCCCTACGGAAAAGATCAAAGCAGGACAGGGTTTTATTGTACAGGTTAGGGATGAACTGGCAACTACATCGGTTGTTGAGAAAGACCTGATTTTCAAAAATACTATGCGAATTACCGGAGGAGGCGTTTTCTTCAATAACCCAGCCCGACAACAGGAAGAAAAAAACCGCTATTGGTTGAGATTTGTTTCGCCGGATGGAATTGCCAATACCATTCTTTTGGCCCACATGGCGGGTGCAACCGATGGTTATGATCAGGATTATGATGCAGAACTTTTCACGGTTGCCGACGATTCGTTCTATTCCGTTACCGATTCCCGCAAAATGCAGGTTCAGGCAAAAGGGGAGTTTGTGCAAGATTCAAAAATAGATATCGGTACGAAGCAAAGTAAAGACGGTAATTATACCATCGAATTGGTACAGCCCGAGGGGATTTTTGGCAGCGGGCAGGGAGTATATCTCCACGATAAACTGAACGGGACCTATACCAATTTGTTTGAACATGACTATACATTCGC
- a CDS encoding T9SS type A sorting domain-containing protein codes for MSKKNTLFHSGIFLNILPLLAIIMSSFSFGQATQTYNAPGTYTFKVPPGVTSLKIEAWGAGSGGNNDISRGGGGGAFAGNNTVAVTPGAEYTVRVGGGGAAGTGNNGEDSSFGSLVVAKGGNGAAGGSASASTGTITYSGGNGGRSYGNGGAGGGGSAGALGDGGNGADTNSGTGAAGGAAGSGGGAAGGNGGNTNNNGGNGAFPGGGGGERGSNGTSIGSGAGGNGQVIITYTPAYVAQIISANTGSATWCAGETRNVSVTIKNVGSQPWTDIPGTGGKDFNIGIKWNQNGTSWPDYNVRVDAGNLAPGDTKTYTFTITASNNVGGAYTTPLAAGMNNLTFDVVYEAVAWFGNNPAGTGVGPGNAVFTTPAQTITALTSVGNNILSYTNGTSGRSNATAAENGNAGLTAPAGTYFATVNFASYGMPGGTAPNFTFGSCHAATSQSVTENYLLGNSGSVTIPATNAVFGDPCSGTVKKLSVSASYVQPVCSGSSVTITGTTPTGGNGTFTYLWESSTTSATSGFVPASGTNNGLNYTTGALAQTTWFRRYVTSGCASGYSAVVMVKVNPTPAVPVIATAAPTCAAQGTATITNYAATNAYTFNPAGPTVGSGGVISGLTAGTSYTVTSGNASCTSSASASFSVAARLPNGTVTLSSAAGTNSQIRCINSAITAITYTTTGATGATVTGLPAGVTGSWASNVLTISGTPTASGTFNYTVTLTGGCGSSTATGTITVTAANTVGTASSTPTLCISTPLTAITHSTTGATGIGTATGLPAGVSASWSGNVITISGTPTASGTFNYSIPLTGGCGSINATGTITVTANNTVTLTSAAGTNSQTRCINSEVTPITYATTGATGATVTGLPAGLTGAWASNVVTISGTPTQAGTFNYTVTLTGGCGQVTATGTIMVTVPSVGGTVASAQTICSGNAPADLILSGHTGSVVKWQKSADAAFTGSVDIAYTSTTLTGALIGNLTANTYFRAVVQNGSCSVAYSAPVLITVNPLPTAAVSAIGTGQICTTADVVFNIVGTPGSLVSYNLNGAGTTNITLSAGGTAQVTVNGATSSQTLNLISASNGTCTGMLTGSSSTATVIFSATTWNGTSWDNGLPDNTKMAIFAADYFTALGDITACACQTNSGVTLTIAENDFVEVQKNIINNGNIVVKSNGNLIQKSDSGTYIAGTGASFTVERSVENVRNDLATFMDYVYWSSPVTGQDLQAFSPGTPRNRIFQYNESNDYFYQAPESEFINGKGYAFRAEGGLSNPYSKTYTFKGVPNNGVITRAVTKSPNTGVGGAVEHGYNLIGNPYPSNINVDQLFINNASVIHGTAWFWHNKIFTLNQQGSSYSGNNYAVYNGTGGTGATGGAVAPNGIVQVGQGFLVQAKTAGTVVFRNSYGAGDDLRVSTPGIFYQKGNQKNRFWLELKSPKEIINSQLIGYVPGSTDGYEKDYDAEILGLTSDVFYSKTGDRRLLIQGKGLFTDTDKVVLGANFFENGNYTISLQNAEGVFSAGQAIYLRDLVLNTETNLATGSYTFAAGKGLSEGRFEIVYRPGAVLASGNNSKDVLEVFRDADDFTVRSSNRRIAQVEVFDASGRLAHSYAATGKQTVVPAQTLANGIYILKITLENGEQVQRKIVK; via the coding sequence ATGAGTAAAAAAAATACTCTTTTTCATTCCGGAATCTTTCTGAACATTCTTCCGTTACTGGCGATCATCATGTCGTCTTTTTCATTCGGACAGGCGACGCAGACGTATAATGCGCCTGGAACCTACACCTTTAAGGTGCCGCCCGGCGTGACCAGTCTTAAAATTGAAGCCTGGGGAGCAGGCTCGGGGGGTAATAACGACATCAGCCGAGGCGGTGGAGGCGGTGCTTTCGCCGGAAATAACACGGTAGCAGTAACCCCCGGTGCTGAATATACGGTAAGAGTAGGAGGCGGTGGAGCTGCCGGAACAGGTAACAATGGAGAAGACTCGAGTTTTGGCAGTCTGGTTGTTGCCAAAGGCGGCAACGGAGCTGCCGGAGGTTCAGCTTCAGCCAGTACCGGTACGATCACATACAGTGGCGGTAACGGTGGGAGGAGTTACGGTAACGGAGGTGCCGGCGGTGGAGGATCTGCCGGTGCTTTGGGCGATGGAGGAAATGGCGCAGATACCAATAGCGGAACCGGCGCTGCCGGTGGAGCCGCGGGTTCAGGTGGCGGAGCCGCCGGAGGAAATGGAGGTAATACCAACAATAATGGAGGTAACGGTGCATTTCCAGGTGGCGGAGGCGGAGAGCGGGGAAGTAACGGTACTAGCATTGGCTCCGGTGCCGGCGGAAACGGCCAGGTCATCATCACGTATACGCCGGCCTATGTTGCCCAAATCATCTCCGCGAATACCGGATCAGCGACTTGGTGTGCAGGAGAGACCCGAAATGTAAGTGTCACCATTAAAAATGTCGGGTCCCAACCCTGGACCGATATACCTGGCACAGGTGGTAAAGATTTCAATATCGGTATCAAATGGAACCAGAACGGAACCAGCTGGCCTGACTATAATGTTCGGGTTGACGCCGGAAATTTAGCGCCCGGGGATACCAAAACCTATACGTTCACCATCACAGCGTCCAATAATGTAGGCGGTGCTTATACCACACCACTCGCTGCGGGCATGAATAACCTTACTTTCGATGTGGTTTATGAGGCGGTTGCCTGGTTCGGTAATAATCCTGCCGGTACTGGAGTGGGACCCGGGAATGCAGTTTTTACTACTCCGGCTCAAACCATAACAGCCCTCACTTCAGTAGGAAATAACATTTTATCATATACCAACGGTACTTCAGGCCGTAGCAATGCTACGGCTGCAGAAAATGGAAATGCAGGTTTGACTGCTCCTGCAGGTACTTACTTCGCTACGGTTAATTTTGCGAGTTACGGTATGCCTGGCGGAACCGCACCCAATTTTACTTTTGGTTCCTGTCATGCTGCAACGAGTCAGTCAGTAACTGAAAATTATCTGTTAGGTAACTCCGGCTCTGTAACGATACCGGCAACCAATGCGGTTTTTGGAGATCCATGTTCGGGAACGGTGAAGAAACTGTCTGTTTCAGCGTCTTACGTGCAGCCAGTCTGCAGTGGCAGCAGTGTGACGATCACCGGAACCACCCCGACCGGAGGTAACGGAACTTTTACATATCTGTGGGAAAGCAGTACGACCAGCGCAACATCCGGCTTTGTGCCTGCTTCCGGTACTAATAACGGACTCAATTATACTACAGGTGCCCTTGCGCAGACGACCTGGTTCAGAAGGTATGTGACTTCAGGCTGTGCCAGCGGATATTCTGCGGTAGTGATGGTAAAGGTGAACCCAACACCGGCAGTGCCTGTGATTGCAACAGCTGCGCCCACGTGTGCAGCGCAGGGTACGGCCACAATAACCAATTATGCGGCTACCAATGCCTACACCTTCAATCCGGCCGGCCCTACCGTGGGATCCGGTGGTGTGATCTCCGGCCTCACCGCAGGGACCAGCTATACCGTGACCTCTGGTAACGCCAGTTGTACATCGTCTGCGAGTGCGTCTTTCTCGGTGGCTGCAAGACTGCCCAACGGAACGGTAACGCTCAGTTCAGCAGCAGGAACGAACAGTCAGATCCGATGTATCAACAGTGCCATTACTGCTATAACTTATACAACTACCGGCGCAACTGGAGCGACAGTGACGGGACTTCCAGCAGGAGTAACCGGAAGCTGGGCTTCCAATGTGTTGACCATCAGCGGAACGCCGACGGCATCAGGAACCTTTAATTATACCGTTACTTTAACAGGCGGCTGCGGCAGTAGTACTGCTACAGGAACGATTACGGTGACGGCAGCGAATACGGTGGGAACAGCTTCGTCCACTCCGACTTTATGTATCAGTACTCCGTTAACGGCCATTACTCATTCAACGACCGGTGCAACGGGAATTGGAACCGCGACAGGTCTTCCTGCCGGAGTTTCTGCAAGCTGGTCAGGAAACGTGATTACAATCAGCGGAACACCGACTGCATCAGGAACGTTTAATTACAGTATTCCGTTAACAGGCGGATGCGGAAGTATTAATGCAACAGGAACGATTACGGTGACGGCTAATAACACGGTTACATTAACCTCGGCAGCAGGAACCAACAGTCAGACCCGATGTATCAACAGTGAAGTTACCCCGATTACTTATGCAACTACCGGCGCAACGGGAGCGACAGTGACCGGACTTCCAGCAGGCCTAACCGGAGCATGGGCTTCCAATGTGGTGACCATCAGCGGAACGCCGACGCAAGCAGGAACCTTTAATTATACCGTTACTTTAACAGGCGGCTGTGGACAGGTAACGGCGACAGGAACGATTATGGTGACGGTACCTTCTGTTGGAGGAACGGTGGCTTCAGCCCAGACCATCTGTTCCGGCAATGCTCCCGCTGATCTCATTTTAAGCGGTCATACGGGATCTGTTGTGAAATGGCAGAAATCTGCGGATGCCGCATTTACAGGTTCAGTGGATATCGCTTATACTTCAACGACTCTAACAGGAGCTCTGATAGGAAATCTTACAGCCAATACCTATTTCAGGGCAGTGGTTCAGAACGGCAGCTGTTCGGTGGCGTATTCTGCCCCCGTACTCATTACCGTAAATCCGTTACCTACGGCAGCGGTGTCGGCAATAGGAACAGGACAGATCTGTACTACAGCAGATGTGGTATTCAATATCGTAGGAACGCCCGGATCCTTGGTTAGCTACAACCTCAACGGAGCAGGAACCACAAATATCACCCTTTCAGCCGGAGGAACCGCACAGGTAACAGTGAACGGTGCCACCTCGAGCCAGACGCTGAATCTGATTTCCGCTTCGAACGGAACGTGTACCGGTATGCTTACAGGAAGTAGCAGCACGGCAACGGTTATTTTCAGTGCTACCACATGGAACGGAACATCATGGGATAACGGCTTGCCGGACAATACCAAAATGGCAATATTCGCAGCAGACTATTTCACGGCATTGGGTGACATCACCGCCTGTGCATGCCAAACCAACAGTGGGGTAACCCTTACCATTGCAGAAAACGATTTTGTAGAGGTTCAGAAAAATATCATCAACAACGGTAATATTGTAGTGAAAAGCAACGGTAACCTCATTCAGAAAAGTGATAGCGGTACTTATATTGCTGGAACTGGTGCCAGCTTTACGGTAGAACGAAGTGTGGAGAATGTAAGAAATGATCTGGCGACCTTTATGGATTATGTATACTGGAGTTCACCGGTTACAGGACAGGATCTTCAGGCGTTCTCTCCCGGAACACCGCGAAACAGGATTTTCCAGTACAATGAATCCAATGATTACTTTTATCAGGCTCCGGAAAGCGAATTTATCAACGGTAAAGGATATGCTTTCCGTGCTGAAGGAGGTTTATCCAATCCTTACAGTAAGACGTATACCTTTAAGGGCGTACCGAATAATGGTGTGATCACCAGAGCTGTTACCAAATCACCCAACACAGGGGTTGGCGGTGCCGTGGAACATGGTTATAACCTCATCGGAAATCCTTATCCGTCGAACATCAATGTGGATCAGCTGTTCATTAATAATGCCTCAGTAATCCACGGAACTGCATGGTTCTGGCACAATAAGATATTTACGCTCAACCAGCAGGGAAGCAGTTACAGCGGGAATAATTACGCCGTATATAACGGAACAGGCGGAACAGGTGCCACCGGCGGAGCAGTCGCTCCGAATGGAATAGTGCAGGTCGGTCAGGGCTTCCTGGTTCAGGCAAAAACTGCCGGTACGGTAGTGTTCAGAAACAGCTATGGTGCCGGTGATGATCTTCGGGTTTCCACACCAGGGATCTTCTATCAGAAAGGGAATCAGAAAAACAGGTTCTGGCTTGAGCTCAAGTCACCGAAAGAGATTATTAACAGTCAGCTTATCGGTTATGTACCGGGATCGACAGACGGATACGAAAAAGATTACGATGCGGAAATCCTGGGACTGACTTCCGATGTCTTCTACTCGAAAACGGGGGACAGGAGATTGCTGATTCAGGGGAAAGGACTGTTCACCGACACCGATAAAGTGGTGCTGGGAGCCAATTTCTTTGAGAACGGAAACTACACCATTTCCCTTCAGAATGCGGAAGGTGTTTTTTCCGCAGGACAGGCCATCTATCTTAGAGACCTCGTGCTGAATACGGAAACCAACCTGGCAACAGGCAGCTACACTTTCGCGGCAGGCAAGGGACTGAGTGAAGGGCGTTTCGAGATTGTGTACCGTCCGGGAGCTGTTCTCGCATCAGGTAACAACAGTAAAGACGTTCTTGAGGTATTCCGCGATGCGGATGATTTCACCGTGCGTTCTTCCAACAGAAGAATCGCTCAGGTTGAAGTGTTTGATGCTTCGGGAAGATTGGCTCATTCGTATGCTGCGACAGGTAAGCAAACCGTGGTTCCCGCCCAGACTTTAGCTAACGGGATTTATATCCTGAAAATCACTCTGGAAAACGGAGAACAGGTTCAGCGGAAAATTGTAAAATAA